In a single window of the Biomphalaria glabrata chromosome 13, xgBioGlab47.1, whole genome shotgun sequence genome:
- the LOC106070325 gene encoding uncharacterized protein LOC106070325: MGDLKQEVVHTDVKQESVHTQEAPGVSGNSSALQNNKKIKGIKVNCGELRKYLYGVEIYRQASMLRKGREVHKIYVDVHKGVSFLDDRFTLTEFGRMVLENGSVRAGRARNVRQIVVARETLYCSGTGGCKRACGGYGCCISGCDKIKVRGHKCSFRVKLTMRLGFVDYWFVEILGSHNCYIDDEPPSDMDKMLAAYESKSSDGDFLDMAISQRSSPLADAESMLSVSQAAAGFMSYSSSPTSSAMLLSPAHCPLNVPLFPESYLMTVARNAAAAVAMSNGNRGQPSPSLSFKQDRSPSNIVVPEIINGLLPPSVIPRFGPIPMISSSSPSPGDNGHSPNTPISGVMDLSTPKIKEENTPKDLSVGIASYKSWPNHSTSELTNSMALAVLNGTNHETNPASYSNGTKKSKGNYSNIPDSQETSLSSMSPKCVFNSVPSTPPRLPSSSMLFPLHGQASSALASRYMKGLYKNMKSSNAPLDSPSSQRDSCVTVDSKSPSPNVSPMKEAIELTEEGELDKDLVNRVQQLEAHVTQLRNIVLKQDGTTDATHGRRKQQRIFDFTKYNTRHVALKVAYLGWDYNGFVVQEDTEKTIEAAMFEALLKTRLVESRENANYHRCGRTDKGVSALGQVISLDLRSNLLSGVGVKVREGGTAHTRTGDVNTEIRYVHILNKVLPPEIRVLAWAPVNEKFSARFSCKKRTYKYYFPKGNLNIELMNEAASKLIGEHDFRNLCKMDVGNGVVNFTRKIFKADVIVLKEVSQGYSMCELTVVGQAFLWHQIRCIVSVLFLIGQGKEDVTVIEELLDVEKNPRKPQYTMASELPLVLFDCDFDDNLEWIYEADWHEENIRHLQQIWAQHTIRATMIQRMLEELDVAKVETASDIAPWNELSGPVLQQAEWMIPGNKPKTYKPLMKRQMCESLEERVEYYAKRRKLQGKEAMDVDDTELS, translated from the exons ATGGGAGATTTAAAGCAAGAAGTAGTGCACACTGATGTCAAACAGGAATCTGTGCACACGCAAGAAGCCCCTGGCGTCTCTGGCAATAGCTCAGCTTTGCAGAATAACAAAAAGATTAAAGGGATCAAGGTCAACTGTGGTGAGCTTCGCAAATACCTTTATGGTGTAGAGATATACCGGCAAGCCAGCATGCTACGAAAGGGCAGGGAGGTCCACAAGATATATGTTGATGTCCACAAGGGGGTCAGTTTTCTAGATGATCGTTTCACCTTGACAGAGTTTGGCAGGATGGTCTTGGAGAATGGCAGTGTCCGTGCAGGACGAGCACGAAATGTACGCCAGATTGTGGTTGCTAGAGAAACCCTATATTGCAGTGGAACTGGTGGTTGCAAAAGAGCTTGTGGTGGATATGGATGTTGTATATCAG gCTGTGACAAAATAAAAGTTCGAGGTCACAAATGCAGTTTTCGTGTGAAGCTTACAATGAGACTAGGATTTGTGGACTACTGGTTTGTTGAAATACTCGGAAGTCACAACTGTTACATTGATGATGAACCCCCTAGTGATATGGACAAAATGTTGGCTGCTTATGAGAGTAAGAGTAGTGACGGGGATTTCTTGGACATGGCTATTTCACAAAGATCCTCACCTTTGGCTGATGCCGAGTCCATGTTGTCGGTATCTCAAGCTGCAGCTGGCTTCATGTCTTACAGTTCATCGCCTACATCTTCGGCCATGCTTCTGTCGCCTGCACATTGCCCTCTAAATGTGCCTTTGTTCCCCGAGTCGTACCTCATGACAGTAGCCAGGAatgctgctgctgctgttgcTATGTCTAATGGGAATAGGGGTCAGCCTTCACCTAGTCTTTCATTCAAACAAGATAGATCACCCTCAAACATTGTAGTCCCAGAGATTATAAATGGTTTGTTGCCGCCCTCAGTCATTCCTCGCTTTGGACCTATTCCAATGATTTCCTCCTCCTCCCCATCACCAGGAGACAATGGGCACAGTCCTAATACTCCTATTTCTGGAGTCATGGATCTGTCCACCCCCAAAATTAAAGAAGAGAACACGCCCAAAGATCTTTCAGTTGGTATCGCATCCTATAAGTCATGGCCCAATCATTCCACTTCTGAACTAACCAATTCTATGGCCTTAGCTGTACTTAATGGAACCAATCATGAAACCAACCCAGCCTCATACTCGAATGGGACCAAGAAGAGCAAGGGTAACTACTCTAACATTCCAGATTCTCAGGAAACATCACTGTCCTCTATGTCACCCAAGTGCGTCTTCAACTCTGTTCCTTCCACACCACCTCGGCTGCCCTCTTCGTCGATGCTGTTTCCTTTGCATGGTCAGGCTTCTTCTGCCCTGGCGAGTCGATACATGAAAGGCCTCTACAAGAACATGAAATCTAGCAATGCTCCACTTGACAGCCCATCGTCTCAAAGAGACAGTTGTGTGACTGTTGACAGCAAAAGCCCATCTCCGAATGTGAGCCCTATGAAAGAAGCAATAGAGCTCACTGAAGAAGGGGAGCTAGATAAG GACCTGGTGAATAGAGTTCAACAGTTGGAGGCTCATGTTACACAGCTCAGGAACATAGTGCTTAAACAGGATGGCACCACAGATGCAACACATGGCCGACGTAAACAGCAGCGGATATTTGATTTCACTAA aTATAATACACGCCATGTAGCACTGAAGGTAGCTTATCTTGGCTGGGATTACAATGGCTTTGTTGTTCAAGAAGACACAGAGAAAACCATTGAAGCTGCCATGTTTGAAGCCTTATTGAAGACCAGGCTGGTGGAGTCTAG AGAGAACGCCAACTACCATAGATGTGGTAGAACAGATAAAGGAGTCAGTGCTTTAGGCCAG GTTATTTCCCTTGATCTGAGAAGTAACCTTTTATCTGGTGTTGGAGTGAAAGTTAGAGAAGGTGGCACTGCACATACCAGGACAG GGGATGTGAACACAGAGATTCGTTATGTTCATATATTGAACAAAGTACTTCCTCCAGAGATTAGAGTGTTGGCATGGGCACCTGTTAATGAAAAGTTCAGTGcaag GTTCAGTTGTAAAAAGCGCACCTACAAGTATTATTTCCCAAAAGGAAACTTGAATATTGAA TTAATGAATGAAGCAGCTTCTAAATTAATTGGTGAGCATGACTTCCGTAACCTGTGCAAGATGGATGTAGGTAATGGTGTGGTCAACTTCACTAGGAAAATATTCAAAGCAGATGTCATTGTTCTTAAAGAGGT CAGTCAAGGTTACTCAATGTGTGAGCTGACTGTGGTTGGTCAAGCTTTTTTGTGGCACCAGATTAGATGTATAGTCTCTGTGCTCTTTCTCATTGGTCAGGGCAAGGAAGATGTAACG GTAATAGAGGAATTGTTAGATGTTGAGAAGAATCCCAGAAAACCTCAGTACACCATGGCCTCTG AACTACCACTAGTTTTGTTTGATTGTGACTTTGATGATAATTTGGAATGGATCTATGAAGCAG ACTGGCATGAAGAGAATATTCGACATTTGCAACAGATTTGGGCTCAGCACACTATTAG GGCCACAATGATCCAGAGAATGTTGGAAGAGCTAGATGTGGCTAAAGTAGAGACTG CATCTGACATAGCTCCATGGAATGAACTGAGTGGGCCAGTACTCCAGCAGGCTGAATGGATGATCCCAGGCAATAAACCCAAGACTTACAAACCATTGATGAAAAGACAAATGTGTG AAAGCTTAGAGGAACGTGTAGAGTATTATGCCAAAAGACGCAAGCTCCAAGGAAAGGAGGCGATGGATGTTGATGATACTGAACTCTCTTGA